A stretch of DNA from Pasteurellaceae bacterium RH1A:
TAATTGAAGGTAAGAAATATATACCTATTGATACTAAAGAAAAAGTTACCATTGCTGATTCTTTTGTTGTTAGAGCCAACAAAATTGGCTCAGGAAATGGGGAGGCAAAATTATATGTAGGTAATGATAACCAAGAGACTCGTAAGTTCTTTGGTGAGGAAGGGTTTTTAAGTAAGTGTTTTTTATTAAAGCAAGACCTCATTAAATACCTTAATGAAACAAAAGAAGAGTATCTTCATCCCGAGCAACCCTATAACAATCCTCATAAGCTTCCTAGTTTATGGCTAGAGCGTATGGAAAAAATAAAATCATTACCCGAAGTTATTTGGTTTTATATTCAAGAACAAAAACAAATATTTGGTTCTAGAGTATATGTTAAATATGAAGATGCTAGGTCAAGAATAGGATATGAGCTAATTAGAGAGCTTTCATTACCCAATATAACATATATTTCCATGGTGAAGCTAATTGATGAAAGAAAGGTTAATTATGTTTTCTATGTTAGGCTATTCGCTGATTATTTTGGTAATGTGGTTCATCCGTCTATTATTGAACAGGAAGAAAATAGCATTCTTAGTGAAGAAAACACTCCTGAAAGAAAAGAAAAGTTAAGAGCAAGACAAGGACAAGGTGAATATAGGAGAAAATTGTTAGAACAATGTCCATTCTGCCCAATAACTTCTATCTCAGATGATCGTTTATTAATTGCCAGCCATATAAAACCTTGGGCTAAATCAAATGATTTTGAAAAAACTGACCCGTATAATGGGTTCATGTTTACTCCAACAATAGATCATTTATTCGATCGAGGATTTATTACATTTACAGATAATAAAGAGATGCTTTTATCTCCATTTTTATCTAAAATGACCTATTCAAAATTAGGATTAAGTGATCATAAAAAATATCCATTACTGAATATTGATGGTAGAGAACACTATTTAGAATATCATAGGCGAGAAATTTGGAAAGGATAGATTATACCTCCTTCTTAAGGAAGGAGGTGCTTTCTTTATGCATAAGCTCAGGCTTATTTCACCTGCATACCCGGCCGAATCCCCTCATCGCCTGAAAGCAGGAAGAGATCCGAACCGCCTGTGCCAGCTGAGAGGATCATACCTTCTGATAAGCCAAACTTCATTTTGCGAGGTGCGAGGTTGGCCACCATAATCACAAAACGGCCATTGAGTTCTTCTGGCTTAGAATAGGCAGCCTTAATACCCGAAAATACTTGGCGTTGATGATCGCCTAAATCAAGCTGGAACTTGAGCAGCTTGTTGGACTCTGGCACGGCTTCACAACTAATGACCTTGGCCACCCGCAGGTCGAGTTTGGCAAAATCATCAATAGTGATTTCAGGGGCGATTGGCTCAATGCTTTCATCACAAGCGGTTGCTTTTTCCGCTTTTTCTGCAACCTGACCAGAGCGGGCCTGCATCAGGGCAAATTCGGCCTTGGTTTCCTCAATCACGGCATTGATCTGCTTCATATCCAAACGCTGGAAGAGCGGTTTGAATGGGGCGATTTGATGGCCAAGGAGCGGCTGGCCGATATTGGCCCAGGTCAGTTCAGTCTGTAAGAAGGCCTCAATTCTGGCCACCAATTCTGGCATAACTGGCTTGATAAAGGCGGCCAGCACTCGGAAGAGGTTGAGGGACTGGGAGCAAACTGCCCGCAATTCTTCATCACGAGTTGGATCCTTGGCAATCACCCAAGGGGCCTTGTCGTCCACATACTTATTGGCCTTGTCAGCCAAGGCAGTGATTTCACGAATGGCCTTGCTGTACTCACGGCTTTCATAATAGGCGGCGATCTGCTCCGATTGGGCAACAAATTCAGCGAAAAGGGCCTCATCGTCGAGTTTTTCGGCCATCACGCCATCAAAACGCTTGGTTAAGAAGCCTGCTGAGCGGGAGGCGATATTCACGAACTTATTGACCACATCGCTGTTAAGGCGTTGGACGAAGTCGTCTAGGTTGAGGTCTAAATCTTCAATCCGGTTGTTGAGCTTGGCTGCGTAGTAGAAACGCAGGCATTCAGGATCTAAGTGGCGTAAATAGGTGCTGGCCTGGATAAAGGTGCCACGAGACTTGGACATCTTGGCCCCGTCCACGGTGACATAGCCGTGGGCAAAGACGTTGGTTGGCTTGCGGTGGCCAGCTCCCTCTAACATGGCTGGCCAGAAGAGGCTGTGGAAGTAAACAATGTCCTTGCCGATAAAGTGGTAGAGTTCGGCATCGCTGTCCTTTTTCCAGAAGTCCTCAAAGTTGAGGCCAGTGCGGTCGCAGAGGTTTTTGAAGGAGGCCATATAGCCGATTGGGGCATCTAACCAAACGTAGAAGAACTTGTTGTCGGCATCTGGGATTTCAAAGCCAAAATAAGGGGCATCACGGCTGATATCCCACATCTGCAAGCCGCTTTCAAACCATTCCTGCATCTTGTTGGCGATTTCAGGTTGAAGCGTGCCTGAACGGGTCCAATCCTTGAGCATGCTTTCAAAGGCCGGCAAGTCAAAGAAGAAGTGCTCTGATTCCTTGACCACAGGCGTTGCACCCGACACGGCTGAACGTGGGTTGATCAGATCCATTGGGCTATAAGTGGAGGCACAGACTTCACAGTTGTCGCCATACTGATCTTCCGCCTTACATTTTGGGCAGGTGCCTTTCACAAAGCGGTCTGGCAGGAACATATTTTTTTCAGGGTCGAAGAGCTGGGCAATCACCTTGCTCTTGATAAAACCATTAGCCCGCAGTTTCTTGTAGATTTCTGCTGTTAACTCACGGTTTTCTTCACTGTGGGTGGAGTGGTAGTTATCAAAGCTAATGTTAAAGCCGGCGAAATCCCGCACATGATCGGCCTTGGCCTTTTCGATCAGCTCTTCAGGGCTGATACCTAGCTTGTCGGCATTGAGCATAATAGGCGTGCCGTGGGCATCATCGGCACAAACAAAGTGCACCTCGTGGCCCCGCATCCGCTGGAAACGCACCCAAATATCGGCCTGGATATGCTCTAGCATATGGCCCAAGTGAATGGCCCCGTTGGCATAAGGCAGGGCACAGGTAACTAACATTTTTCTTTTGGCTTGTGACATGGTACTTCTCTTGAATAAAAAATTTGGGGCAGATTGTAGCACAAGCGGGGGAAATTTTTGAGGTTTTTGCAAGGCCATTTGATACATGTTCTTTCGAGAATTGGGGCCTTTATGCTAAAATCCAGCCATTTCAGTCTATAAAAGCCTAATTTATGAAATTTATTGTCAAACTCTTCCCTGAAATTATGATTAAAAGCGATTCAGTGCGTAAACGCTTTATCAAAATTCTGACCTCTAACATCCGCAATGTCCTGACCCGGGAAACCGAGGAAGTGGCTGTGATTCGTCACTGGGACTTCATCGAGGTACGGGCAAAAAATCCCAGTCTTGCCCCGCTTGTACTAGAACTCCTGCAACGTACGCCCGGCATTCACCATATTTTAGAGGTGGAAGAAACGCCTTTCACCGATATGCACGATATTTTTGAGCAGACCCTCAAGGCCGTGCGGGAAGAGCTGGAGGGCAAGACCTTCTGCGTGCGGGTCAAACGCAAGGGCAAGCACGATTTCCGCTCTTTAGATCTGGAACGCTATGTGGGCGGTGGCCTTAATCAGCATATCGAAACGGCCAGCGTGAAACTGACCAAGCCAAATGTGACGGTGCGGATTGATATTGATAACGACAAAATGCTCCTCATCAAGGCCCGCCACGAGGGCTTGGGCGGCTATCCAATCGGCACCCAGGAAGATGTGCTGTCCCTGATTTCAGGCGGCTTCGATTCGGGCGTGTCCAGCTATATGCTGATTCGCCGTGGCTCACGGGTGCATTATTGCTTCTTCAATCTAGGCGGAGCCGCCCACGAAATTGGCGTCAAGCAGATGGCCTACCATATCTGGAGCCGTTACAGCACCTCCCACAAGGTTCGCTTTGTGGCCATCAATTTTGAAGGCGTGGTGGGCGAGATCTTGGAAAAGGTGGACAACGGCCAGATGGGCGTGGTGTTAAAAAGAATGATGGTGCGGGCGGCCAGTCAAGTGGCGGAACGCTTTAACATTCAGGCCATCGTCACTGGCGAGGCCTTGGGCCAGGTGTCCAGCCAAACCCTAACCAACCTCCGCTTAATTGACAAGGCGGCCGATACCCTGGTTTTACGCCCGCTGATTACCCACGATAAGGAGCAGATTATCTCTATGGCCAAGGAGATTGGCACAGACGATATTGCCAAGTCTATGCCTGAATTCTGTGGGGTGATTTCTAAAAATCCAACCGTTAAGGCAGTGGAAAGCCGTATTATTGAGGAAGAGGGCCACTTTGATTTTGCCGTGCTGGAAGAGGCGGTAGCTAATGCCCAGTATTTGGACATTCGGGATATTGCCGAGCAGACCGAACGAGAGGTGGTCTCGGTTGAAACCACTTCTGAATTTTCAGCCACAGATGTGGTCTTGGATATTCGTAGTCCTGAAGAAACGGATGATCATCCGCTGGTGCTGGAGGGAGTGGAAGTCCAGCAAATGCCTTTCTATAAGCTCTCAGGCCAGTTTGGCAGCCTTGACCAGAGTAAGACCTACTTGCTCTATTGCCAACGAGGTGTGATGAGTAAGTTGCAGGCTCTTTATTTGAAAGAGAATGGGTTTAGTAACGTAAAAGTATTTAGAGTTTAACTTTCGCTCCCCCCGTTTACGGGGGGAGCTGCCCGAAGGGCTGAGGGGGATTTCGCATAAATACATATTGCCCCCTCCGCCTTCAGCACCTCCCCCGTAAACGGGGGGAGGGAAAAAGATACAAATTAAAATTCAAAGGAAAAAATCATGACCAAACTAAGCGTCGTTATTCTTGCCGCAGGCAAGGGAACCCGGATGTATTCAGACCTACCAAAGGTCCTCCATCCAATTGCCGGCAAACCTATGGTAAAACACGTTATCGACACGGTTAAGCAATTAGGTGCAGACAATATCCACCTGGTTTACGGCCATGGGGGCGATTTGATGCAGGCTCGCCTTAAGGATGAGCCGATTAACTGGGTGCTACAAACCGAGCAACTTGGCACGGGCCACGCCATGCAGCAGGCCGCTCCCTTCTTTAAGGACGATGAAAATATCCTTATGCTCTACGGCGATGGCCCGCTGATTACGGTGGATACCCTGCAAAAACTGATTGTTGCCAAGCCTGAAAACGGTGTGGCTTTGCTGACGGTGGTGCTGGATAACCCAACGGGTTATGGTCGGATCATTCGTGAAAATGGTTCTGTGGTGGGCATTGTGGAGCAAAAGGATGCGACTGAAGAACAACGTAAGATCCAAGAAATCAACACCGGCGTGATGGTGGCCAGCGGGGCCAGCTTTAACAAGTGGTTAGCCCAATTAGATAACAACAATGCTCAGGGCGAATACTACATTACCGATGTGATCGCCATGGCCAACCGTGATGGCTTTAAGGTAGAGGCCGTTCAGGCCAGCGACCTGATGGAAGTGGAAGGGGCCAACAACCGCCTGCAACTGGCCGCTCTTGAGCGTTACTACCAAAAAACACAGGCCGAAAAATTGCTTTTAGCCGGCGTGACTCTGGTTGATCCTGCCCGTTTCGATCTGCGTGGCACGGTGGAGCATGGCAAGGATGTCTTTATTGATGTCAATGTTATCCTAGAAGGCCAGGTTAAATTAGGCAATCGGGTCAAGATTGGGGCTGGCTCCATCCTCAAGAACTGCGAGATTGGCGATGATGTGGAAATCAAGCCTTATTCTGTGATTGAAGATGCCCAAATTGGCACCAAGGCCGTGATTGGCCCATTCTCCCGCCTGCGTCCAGGCACTAAGCTAGCCGAAGAAAGCCATGTGGGCAACTTTGTGGAAATCAAAAATGCCAGCCTGGGCAAGGGCTCCAAGGCCAACCACTTAACCTATATTGGCGATGCGGAAATTGGCCATACGGTCAATGTGGGAGCAGGGGTCATTACCTGTAACTACGATGGTGCCAATAAGTTTAAGACCATTATCGGTGATAATGTTTTCGTAGGTTCTGACAGCCAATTAGTCGCACCTGTGACCATCGCCAGCGGGGCAACCATTGGGGCCGGGGCGACCGTGACCAAGGATGTGGGCGAAAATGAGCTGGTCATCAGCCGAGTGCCACAACGCCATATTCAGGGCTGGCAGCGTCCAACTAAGAAAAAATAAGTCCCTTCCTTTTGATAGCGCCAGCCTCCAGGCTGGTGCTTGTAATGAATAAGGGCACCAGCCTGGAGGCTGGCGCCATCTTTTTAGCTTATCAATCAAACCACTATGAATACCCTCAACCCCCTCACCCTCCCCCTAAACCAAACCAGCCTGATCGAAGCCTCGGCCGGCACGGGCAAGACCTACACCA
This window harbors:
- a CDS encoding restriction endonuclease, which produces MLIEGKKYIPIDTKEKVTIADSFVVRANKIGSGNGEAKLYVGNDNQETRKFFGEEGFLSKCFLLKQDLIKYLNETKEEYLHPEQPYNNPHKLPSLWLERMEKIKSLPEVIWFYIQEQKQIFGSRVYVKYEDARSRIGYELIRELSLPNITYISMVKLIDERKVNYVFYVRLFADYFGNVVHPSIIEQEENSILSEENTPERKEKLRARQGQGEYRRKLLEQCPFCPITSISDDRLLIASHIKPWAKSNDFEKTDPYNGFMFTPTIDHLFDRGFITFTDNKEMLLSPFLSKMTYSKLGLSDHKKYPLLNIDGREHYLEYHRREIWKG
- the metG gene encoding methionine--tRNA ligase (methionine--tRNA ligase; MetRS; adds methionine to tRNA(Met) with cleavage of ATP to AMP and diphosphate; some MetRS enzymes form dimers depending on a C-terminal domain that is also found in other proteins such as Trbp111 in Aquifex aeolicus and the cold-shock protein CsaA from Bacillus subtilis while others do not; four subfamilies exist based on sequence motifs and zinc content), with the translated sequence MSQAKRKMLVTCALPYANGAIHLGHMLEHIQADIWVRFQRMRGHEVHFVCADDAHGTPIMLNADKLGISPEELIEKAKADHVRDFAGFNISFDNYHSTHSEENRELTAEIYKKLRANGFIKSKVIAQLFDPEKNMFLPDRFVKGTCPKCKAEDQYGDNCEVCASTYSPMDLINPRSAVSGATPVVKESEHFFFDLPAFESMLKDWTRSGTLQPEIANKMQEWFESGLQMWDISRDAPYFGFEIPDADNKFFYVWLDAPIGYMASFKNLCDRTGLNFEDFWKKDSDAELYHFIGKDIVYFHSLFWPAMLEGAGHRKPTNVFAHGYVTVDGAKMSKSRGTFIQASTYLRHLDPECLRFYYAAKLNNRIEDLDLNLDDFVQRLNSDVVNKFVNIASRSAGFLTKRFDGVMAEKLDDEALFAEFVAQSEQIAAYYESREYSKAIREITALADKANKYVDDKAPWVIAKDPTRDEELRAVCSQSLNLFRVLAAFIKPVMPELVARIEAFLQTELTWANIGQPLLGHQIAPFKPLFQRLDMKQINAVIEETKAEFALMQARSGQVAEKAEKATACDESIEPIAPEITIDDFAKLDLRVAKVISCEAVPESNKLLKFQLDLGDHQRQVFSGIKAAYSKPEELNGRFVIMVANLAPRKMKFGLSEGMILSAGTGGSDLFLLSGDEGIRPGMQVK
- a CDS encoding tRNA 4-thiouridine(8) synthase ThiI translates to MKFIVKLFPEIMIKSDSVRKRFIKILTSNIRNVLTRETEEVAVIRHWDFIEVRAKNPSLAPLVLELLQRTPGIHHILEVEETPFTDMHDIFEQTLKAVREELEGKTFCVRVKRKGKHDFRSLDLERYVGGGLNQHIETASVKLTKPNVTVRIDIDNDKMLLIKARHEGLGGYPIGTQEDVLSLISGGFDSGVSSYMLIRRGSRVHYCFFNLGGAAHEIGVKQMAYHIWSRYSTSHKVRFVAINFEGVVGEILEKVDNGQMGVVLKRMMVRAASQVAERFNIQAIVTGEALGQVSSQTLTNLRLIDKAADTLVLRPLITHDKEQIISMAKEIGTDDIAKSMPEFCGVISKNPTVKAVESRIIEEEGHFDFAVLEEAVANAQYLDIRDIAEQTEREVVSVETTSEFSATDVVLDIRSPEETDDHPLVLEGVEVQQMPFYKLSGQFGSLDQSKTYLLYCQRGVMSKLQALYLKENGFSNVKVFRV
- a CDS encoding UDP-N-acetylglucosamine diphosphorylase/glucosamine-1-phosphate N-acetyltransferase; translated protein: MTKLSVVILAAGKGTRMYSDLPKVLHPIAGKPMVKHVIDTVKQLGADNIHLVYGHGGDLMQARLKDEPINWVLQTEQLGTGHAMQQAAPFFKDDENILMLYGDGPLITVDTLQKLIVAKPENGVALLTVVLDNPTGYGRIIRENGSVVGIVEQKDATEEQRKIQEINTGVMVASGASFNKWLAQLDNNNAQGEYYITDVIAMANRDGFKVEAVQASDLMEVEGANNRLQLAALERYYQKTQAEKLLLAGVTLVDPARFDLRGTVEHGKDVFIDVNVILEGQVKLGNRVKIGAGSILKNCEIGDDVEIKPYSVIEDAQIGTKAVIGPFSRLRPGTKLAEESHVGNFVEIKNASLGKGSKANHLTYIGDAEIGHTVNVGAGVITCNYDGANKFKTIIGDNVFVGSDSQLVAPVTIASGATIGAGATVTKDVGENELVISRVPQRHIQGWQRPTKKK